One window of the Manihot esculenta cultivar AM560-2 chromosome 14, M.esculenta_v8, whole genome shotgun sequence genome contains the following:
- the LOC110599778 gene encoding LOB domain-containing protein 24 — protein sequence MNSDRCAACKYLRRRCPSDCIFSPYFPSNDPQRFACVHKIYGASNVGKMLQQLPTHQRVQAANSLFYEAQCRIQDPVYGCVGIISLLHQQIHIAQNQLAKTQAEIAVLSTSHAPDSQFQPNLAATRPL from the exons TGCAAATACTTGAGAAGAAGATGCCCTTCAGATTGCATTTTCTCTCCTTATTTTCCTTCCAACGATCCTCAAAGATTTGCATGCGTTCACAAAATCTATGGTGCCAGCAATGTGGGAAAAATGCTCCAG CAACTCCCAACTCACCAACGAGTCCAAGCAGCAAACTCCTTATTTTACGAGGCACAGTGCAGAATACAAGACCCTGTCTATGGGTGTGTTGGGATAATCTCTCTGCTACATCAACAAATACACattgcacaaaaccagctggCCAAAACCCAAGCGGAAATCGCAGTCCTCAGCACTTCTCACGCACCTGATTCTCAATTTCAACCAAATTTGGCTGCAACAAGGCCACTTTAG